A stretch of the Sphingosinithalassobacter tenebrarum genome encodes the following:
- a CDS encoding DOMON-like domain-containing protein, producing the protein MDAVIAKRALLPFPGQSVPNIQIAAKLSRTLTDLLEIEYSVTGKVEALRVAELAVPERRDALWRTTCFEAFVRPGRAKHYREYNFAPSRNYAIYDFERYREGMAVADSAVPPRIFVDSDSDRLSVTAMVDPGDWWVAGSRWGLSAVIEDRDGGISHWALAHPSEKPDFHDPSCFALQLPAPKRS; encoded by the coding sequence GTGGATGCCGTTATCGCAAAGCGCGCATTGCTGCCCTTTCCGGGGCAATCGGTGCCGAATATCCAGATCGCAGCAAAGCTGTCCCGCACGCTTACCGATCTGCTCGAGATCGAATATTCGGTGACCGGAAAGGTGGAAGCGCTGCGTGTCGCGGAACTGGCGGTTCCCGAACGGCGTGACGCGTTGTGGCGCACGACATGCTTCGAAGCGTTCGTCCGGCCCGGGCGCGCAAAGCACTATCGCGAATATAATTTCGCGCCGAGCCGCAACTACGCCATCTATGATTTCGAACGGTATCGCGAGGGAATGGCTGTCGCCGATTCGGCAGTGCCTCCGCGCATTTTCGTCGACAGCGACAGCGATCGCCTGTCGGTGACCGCTATGGTCGACCCGGGCGACTGGTGGGTGGCGGGAAGCCGCTGGGGACTCAGCGCCGTGATAGAGGATCGCGACGGCGGCATTTCGCACTGGGCGCTCGCCCATCCGAGCGAAAAGCCCGATTTTCACGATCCGAGTTGCTTTGCGCTGCAACTCCCGGCACCCAAGCGTTCATGA
- a CDS encoding PAS domain-containing sensor histidine kinase yields the protein MNAIDPSLPVAIGRVDKDGRLIDAEARLAELNERAGGGPGSALAVPQVATIARLAQRLGIAISRNIIAADGEDDLELWVRAEPEENGVRLEVSGWRPRAAWRAPAPEPERARDFFRSAADWLWETDASLRITYLSIEAGARYGFESSTMLGQPLTRLFALAEDDAGELPILGAVAAQRRFDGQKAELRGTGRMVRLDATPRTDPAGRFAGFVGAAHMLESPPVAPKVDAPVPVAPSFGGFPDSFSQRLDRALRGPLGKIIANADSISARTEGELKDDYAEYASDIANAGRHLLGLIDDLVDLQAIERDDFSTEAEPLDLADAARRAAGLLAVRASQADVRIDKPAPDEHVPVTGEYRRALQVLVNLIGNAVRYSPPGSMVWIRMEREGDMGCVIVADQGKGIAEEDQAKIFEKFGRVDPSEPGGSGLGLYIARRLARAMGGDLTVDSAPGMGARFVFTLPWRDS from the coding sequence ATGAACGCGATCGATCCATCGCTCCCGGTAGCGATCGGCAGGGTCGACAAGGACGGCCGCCTGATCGACGCCGAAGCGCGGCTCGCCGAACTTAACGAACGCGCCGGCGGCGGCCCCGGTTCGGCGCTCGCCGTACCGCAGGTCGCGACGATTGCGCGGCTGGCGCAGCGGCTCGGGATCGCGATTTCACGCAACATCATCGCCGCCGATGGCGAGGATGATCTCGAACTCTGGGTGCGCGCCGAACCCGAAGAGAATGGCGTGCGTCTGGAAGTCAGCGGCTGGCGGCCGCGGGCGGCTTGGCGTGCACCCGCACCGGAGCCCGAGCGTGCGCGCGATTTCTTCCGCTCGGCGGCCGACTGGCTGTGGGAAACCGATGCGTCGCTCCGCATTACCTATCTCTCGATCGAGGCAGGCGCCCGCTACGGGTTTGAATCGAGTACGATGCTGGGCCAACCGCTTACCCGGTTGTTTGCGCTGGCCGAGGATGACGCGGGCGAGCTTCCCATTTTGGGCGCAGTGGCGGCACAGCGCCGTTTCGACGGCCAGAAAGCGGAGCTGCGGGGCACCGGTCGCATGGTGCGGCTCGATGCCACGCCGCGTACTGATCCGGCGGGGCGTTTCGCGGGGTTTGTCGGCGCGGCGCATATGCTCGAATCGCCTCCGGTGGCGCCCAAGGTCGATGCTCCGGTGCCCGTCGCGCCTTCGTTCGGCGGGTTCCCCGATAGCTTCAGCCAGCGGCTCGACCGCGCATTGCGGGGGCCGCTGGGCAAGATCATCGCCAATGCCGATTCTATCAGCGCCCGAACCGAAGGCGAGTTGAAGGACGACTATGCCGAATATGCCAGCGATATCGCTAATGCCGGGCGGCATCTGCTTGGCCTGATTGACGATCTGGTCGATCTGCAGGCGATCGAACGCGACGATTTCAGCACGGAAGCCGAACCGCTCGATCTGGCCGATGCCGCACGGCGCGCGGCGGGGCTGCTCGCGGTGCGCGCATCACAGGCCGACGTGCGGATCGACAAGCCCGCCCCCGACGAGCATGTGCCGGTGACCGGCGAGTATCGCCGTGCGCTGCAGGTACTGGTCAATCTGATCGGCAATGCGGTTCGCTATTCGCCGCCCGGATCGATGGTGTGGATCCGAATGGAACGCGAAGGCGATATGGGCTGCGTGATCGTCGCCGATCAGGGCAAGGGAATTGCCGAGGAAGACCAAGCGAAGATCTTCGAGAAGTTCGGTCGCGTCGATCCCAGCGAACCGGGCGGCAGCGGGCTCGGCCTTTATATCGCGCGCCGGCTCGCACGGGCGATGGGCGGGGACCTGACCGTGGACAGCGCGCCGGGAATGGGCGCGCGGTTCGTGTTCACGCTGCCGTGGCGGGATAGCTGA
- a CDS encoding citrate synthase, with product MTETAKLSAGGNETEYPVLNGSVGPDVVDIRKLYASTGMFTYDPGFTSTASCESGLTYIDGDEGVLLHRGYPIGQLAEQSSFMEVAYLLLNGELPSQDELGKFTWTISRHTMLHEQLATFFRGFRRDAHPMAIMCGAVGALSAFYHDSTDITDPYQRMVASHRLIAKMPTIAAMAYKYAIGQPFLYPDNSLSYTGNFLRMTFGVPAEPYEVNPAVEKAMDRIFILHADHEQNASTSTVRLAGSSGANPFACIAAGIACLWGPAHGGANEAALNMLREIGRPERIPEYIARAKNKDDPFRLMGFGHRVYKNYDPRATVMQQTVREVFEALNVTDPVFETALKLEEIALNDDYFVEKKLFPNVDFYSGVILSAIGFPTEMFTVLFALARTVGWVAQWNEMISDPAQKIGRPRQLYTGPTQRDYIPVSQR from the coding sequence ATGACCGAGACCGCGAAGCTCTCTGCGGGTGGGAATGAAACCGAATATCCGGTGCTGAACGGCAGCGTCGGCCCCGATGTGGTCGACATCCGCAAGCTCTACGCAAGCACGGGCATGTTCACCTACGACCCCGGCTTCACGTCAACGGCGAGCTGCGAAAGCGGCCTCACCTATATCGACGGCGATGAAGGCGTGCTGCTTCACCGCGGCTATCCGATCGGCCAGCTCGCCGAACAGTCGAGCTTCATGGAAGTCGCCTATCTGCTGCTCAACGGCGAACTGCCTTCGCAGGACGAGCTGGGCAAATTCACCTGGACGATCAGCCGCCACACCATGCTGCACGAGCAGCTCGCGACCTTCTTCCGCGGTTTCCGTCGCGACGCACATCCGATGGCGATCATGTGCGGCGCGGTCGGCGCGCTTTCGGCATTCTATCATGATTCGACCGACATCACCGATCCGTATCAGCGCATGGTTGCCAGCCACCGGCTGATCGCCAAGATGCCGACGATCGCGGCGATGGCGTATAAATACGCGATTGGACAGCCGTTCCTCTACCCGGACAATTCGCTGAGCTATACGGGCAATTTCCTGCGCATGACCTTCGGCGTGCCGGCAGAGCCCTATGAAGTGAATCCGGCGGTCGAAAAGGCGATGGACCGGATCTTCATCCTCCATGCCGACCATGAACAGAACGCGTCGACCTCGACCGTGCGTCTGGCCGGTTCGTCAGGCGCCAATCCGTTCGCGTGCATCGCGGCCGGCATCGCCTGTCTGTGGGGCCCGGCGCATGGCGGCGCGAACGAAGCCGCGCTCAACATGCTGCGCGAAATCGGCCGCCCGGAGCGCATCCCCGAATATATCGCCCGCGCCAAGAACAAAGACGATCCGTTCCGCCTGATGGGCTTCGGCCACCGCGTCTACAAGAATTACGATCCCCGCGCGACGGTGATGCAGCAAACGGTGCGCGAAGTGTTCGAAGCGCTCAACGTCACCGATCCGGTGTTCGAAACGGCGCTGAAGCTGGAGGAAATCGCCCTGAACGACGATTATTTCGTCGAGAAGAAGCTGTTCCCGAACGTCGACTTCTATTCGGGCGTCATCCTGTCGGCGATTGGTTTCCCGACCGAGATGTTCACGGTGCTCTTCGCGCTCGCCCGCACCGTCGGCTGGGTCGCGCAGTGGAACGAGATGATTTCGGACCCCGCCCAGAAAATCGGCCGCCCGCGGCAGCTCTATACCGGGCCGACGCAGCGCGACTATATTCCGGTTAGCCAGCGCTGA
- a CDS encoding exo-beta-N-acetylmuramidase NamZ family protein, with amino-acid sequence MKFGIDRLLADPQLRKPLEGKRVALLAHPASVTENLTHSLDALVATGLNVSAVFGPQHGVRGDLQDNMMESPDFTDPIYGMPVFSLYGEVRRPTGQSMHTFDTVLIDLQDLGCRIYTYVTTLLYMIEAAAQHGKSVWVLDRPNPAGRPVEGLTLLPGWESFVGAGPMPMRHGMTLGELGAWFIDHYGLDLDYQVIEMEGWEPDVAPGCGWPPERIWINPSPNAPNVNMARAYAGTVMLEGTMLSEGRGTTRPLELFGAPDIDARAVIAEMRRIAPEWLAGCTLRDMWFQPTFHKHEGKLCSGVFIHAEGAGYGHEVFRPWRLQAAGFRAVRTLYPDFELWRDFPYEYVFDKLAIDVINGGPGLREWVDDSGAAPGELDALASTDEAAWIAARQPFLRY; translated from the coding sequence ATGAAATTCGGCATCGACCGGCTGCTCGCCGACCCGCAACTTCGCAAACCGCTCGAGGGCAAACGCGTCGCGCTGCTCGCGCATCCCGCCTCCGTCACGGAAAATCTGACGCACAGCCTTGATGCGCTGGTGGCGACCGGGCTCAACGTCTCGGCGGTGTTCGGCCCGCAGCACGGCGTACGCGGCGACCTTCAGGACAATATGATGGAGTCGCCCGACTTCACCGACCCGATCTACGGGATGCCGGTCTTCAGCCTGTACGGCGAAGTGCGCCGCCCGACCGGACAATCGATGCACACGTTCGACACGGTCCTGATCGATCTGCAGGATCTGGGCTGCCGCATCTACACTTATGTCACGACATTGCTCTATATGATCGAGGCAGCGGCGCAGCACGGCAAGTCGGTCTGGGTGCTCGATCGCCCAAATCCGGCGGGGCGTCCGGTGGAGGGACTGACGCTGCTGCCGGGCTGGGAAAGCTTCGTCGGCGCCGGGCCGATGCCGATGCGGCACGGCATGACGCTCGGCGAGCTCGGAGCCTGGTTTATCGATCACTATGGGCTCGACCTCGACTATCAGGTGATCGAAATGGAAGGTTGGGAGCCCGATGTCGCGCCCGGTTGCGGATGGCCGCCCGAGCGCATCTGGATCAATCCCAGCCCCAACGCTCCCAACGTCAACATGGCGCGCGCCTATGCCGGTACGGTGATGCTGGAAGGGACGATGCTGTCGGAGGGGCGGGGGACGACCCGGCCGCTCGAACTGTTCGGCGCGCCGGACATCGACGCGCGGGCAGTGATCGCGGAAATGCGGCGAATCGCGCCGGAATGGCTGGCGGGATGCACGTTGCGCGACATGTGGTTTCAACCGACCTTCCACAAGCATGAAGGCAAATTGTGCAGCGGCGTCTTCATCCACGCCGAAGGCGCCGGATACGGCCATGAAGTTTTCCGCCCGTGGCGGCTGCAGGCGGCCGGGTTCCGCGCGGTGCGCACGCTCTATCCCGATTTCGAACTGTGGCGCGATTTTCCCTATGAATATGTCTTCGACAAGCTGGCGATCGACGTGATTAACGGTGGGCCGGGATTGCGCGAATGGGTTGACGATTCCGGCGCCGCGCCGGGCGAGCTCGATGCGCTGGCCAGCACCGATGAAGCTGCATGGATCGCCGCGCGGCAGCCGTTTCTGCGCTATTGA
- a CDS encoding DUF2336 domain-containing protein, with protein MSDNPVDMRDGATIGANKLLARAAAEEMRAFRTLMVAVDDFFLPEESRLDERTRSALTVLLRGLVETVESEVRAHAVRLLSSRNQPDIAGALGAEAPPVMARLMASGLLRDSELMAELMARVRQELLGAALPMQAPDDPERPSLINRYVQHPDRVLAAGAMDVMIAESRRRGSPETGQLSQTDLPAELHHKLVWWVAAALRERTVKTANGAIVALDQALTEAAQRSLAAYDEGDRLEAAALRFASAVDAQPAELPQLLVESLGDRRIVLFTAFLGHALGIGYSPAREMVLDPGGERLWVALRALDCSRDAIAQIGYAFCESDPRRDLEALADRLDEICTIPPAEAREALAPLRLHPDYRAALLALERSGGEG; from the coding sequence ATGTCGGACAACCCCGTCGACATGCGCGATGGCGCCACCATCGGCGCCAACAAGCTGCTCGCGCGTGCGGCGGCTGAGGAAATGCGCGCTTTTCGAACATTGATGGTGGCGGTGGACGATTTTTTCCTTCCCGAGGAATCGCGACTCGACGAACGCACCCGTTCGGCGCTCACGGTGTTGTTGCGCGGGCTTGTCGAAACGGTTGAAAGTGAAGTGCGCGCGCACGCGGTTCGCCTGCTTTCCAGCCGGAATCAGCCGGATATTGCCGGCGCGCTCGGCGCCGAGGCACCGCCGGTCATGGCGCGGCTGATGGCTTCCGGGCTGCTCCGCGATTCGGAGCTGATGGCGGAACTCATGGCGCGGGTGCGGCAGGAGTTGCTGGGTGCGGCACTGCCGATGCAGGCCCCCGACGACCCCGAGCGCCCGAGTCTGATCAATCGTTATGTCCAGCATCCCGATCGCGTGCTCGCGGCGGGCGCAATGGATGTGATGATTGCCGAAAGTCGTCGTCGGGGCAGTCCCGAAACGGGACAATTGTCGCAGACCGATTTGCCGGCCGAGCTCCATCACAAGCTGGTCTGGTGGGTCGCCGCAGCGCTGCGTGAGCGCACAGTGAAAACGGCCAACGGCGCGATCGTCGCACTCGACCAGGCGCTTACCGAGGCAGCGCAGCGCAGTCTCGCCGCCTATGACGAAGGCGACCGGCTCGAGGCGGCCGCGCTGCGCTTTGCCTCTGCGGTCGACGCCCAGCCCGCGGAATTGCCGCAATTGCTGGTGGAATCGCTTGGGGATCGGCGGATCGTCTTGTTCACTGCCTTTCTCGGTCACGCGCTCGGCATCGGCTATTCGCCCGCCCGCGAAATGGTGCTCGATCCGGGTGGCGAGCGGCTATGGGTGGCGTTGCGCGCGCTTGATTGTTCGCGCGATGCGATTGCGCAGATCGGCTATGCGTTCTGCGAAAGCGACCCGCGGCGCGACCTCGAGGCACTCGCTGACCGTCTCGACGAAATCTGTACCATCCCTCCGGCGGAGGCGCGCGAAGCGCTTGCGCCGTTGCGTCTGCATCCCGATTATCGTGCTGCGCTTTTGGCGCTGGAACGCTCGGGAGGGGAGGGATGA